The sequence GCGTCGATCCATTCCCATTGCGCCTCGACCTCGTCGCGGCGCACGAACAATGTCGGCTCGCCCTCGATCAGGTCGAGCAGCAGGCGTTCGTAGGCGATGCGACGGCGCACGTCGGCAAACGCGTTGGGCAGGCCGATGTTCAGCGGCACCTCGCGCAGGCGGATGCCGTCGCGATCGAGCCCCGGCTGCTTCGACATCATCGTCAGGCTGACATTCTCGTCCGGCTGGATCGAGATGACCAGCCGGTTGGGCTGCAGCACCGCGCCGCGCCCGGCGAACATCGAGTGCGGCACCGGCTTGAACTGGATCACCACCTCCGAGCGGCGCACGGGCAGGCGCTTGCCGGTGCGCATGTAGAAGGGCACGCCCTGCCAGCGCCAATTGTCGACATGCGCCTTCAGCGCCACGAACGTCTCGGTGTCGGACGGGCTGCCGAGCTCGTCGAGATAGCCGGGCACCGGCTGGCCCGCGACCGCGCCGGCAGTGTACTGGCCGATCACGCTCTCGCGCGCGGCGGTGTTCGCGTCGATCGGGCGGAGCGAGCGCAGCACCTTCACCTTCTCGTCGCGCACGGCAGTGGCGGTGAACTGCGCCGGGGCTTCCATCGCCACCAGCGCCAGCAATTGGAGCATGTGGTTCTGCACCATGTCGCGCAGGCTGCCCATGCCGTCGAAGTACGAGACGCGGCCTTCCAGCCCGACCGTCTCGCTGATCGTGATCTGGACATGCTCGATCGCGGTGGCGTTCCACAGCGGCTCGAACAGGATGTTGCCGAAGCGCAGCGCCAGCAGGTTCTGCACCGTCTCCTTGCCGAGATAATGGTCGATGCGGAACGTCTGCCGCTCGGGGAAGACCGCCGCGACCGCGTCGTTGATCTCCTGGCTGGAGGCAAGATCGTGGCCTAGCGGCTTTTCCAGCGCGAGGCGCGTGGCGGGGCCGGTGAGGCCCGCCGCCTGCAGGCCGGCAATTGTCGATTCGAACAAGCTCGGTGCGGTCGACAGGAAGATGGCGAGCCCCTGATCGGCGCGCGGGCCGACGGCCTCGCCGATCGCGGCGAGCGATTCGGGCTTCGATGCGTCGGCGGCGACGTAGCGCAGCCGTCCGAGGAAGCGATCGAGCACCGCCCGGTCGAGCTTGCGATCGGCCATGATCGGCGCGAGTGCGGTCTCCGCAGTCTCACGCAGGCCGGCATCGTCGATCTCCTGCCGGGCCGTCCCGACGATGCGGAGATCGGGCGGCAGCAGCCCGTCGGCGTCGAGGCCGAACAGGCTGGGCAACAGCATGCGGCGCGACAGGTCGCCGGTCACGCCGAACAGCAGCAGCGTCTGGGCAGGTGTCGGCATCTTCACTCCCTCGGGGCTAGCAGGGCGTCGAGCGTGCCGGGTTCCTTACCCGTCCGCTCCAGATGGGGATAGCGCAGACCGCCGTTCCAGCTCACGCCGACCGTGCGATAGATGTCGGCCTGCCGCACCAGCAGCTGGATCGGGCGGTTGCCGCCCTTGGCGGCGGTGATCGCCGTCTTCAGATCGTCGTCCGAATATGCGCGACCGTCGAGCGCGACCAGCTTGGTGCCGATGGCGAAGCCGGCCTTGAAGGCGGGGCTGTCCCACGCCACGCGGGTGACGGTGCCGGTCTTGTCGACGACGATGCCGAGCGAATAGCTCAGGTCCATCGCCTTGCGCTTCTTCTCGTCGGAGGTCCACCAGCGTCCGGGCACGTCGGTATAGACGAGCCGGTAGCCGCCACGCGCCAGCCAGTCGAGCGGCGGCCGCGGCGCGACGTCGTAGATGCGCGTGCGCAGGAAGGTCGCCCAGTCGTAGGGCAGCACCGCGTTCAGCGTCGCGACGACGTCGTCGAACGTATAGGTCAGCTCGCCCCAATCGCGATCGTGCGTGCCGAAGAAGGCC is a genomic window of Sphingomonas nostoxanthinifaciens containing:
- the zwf gene encoding glucose-6-phosphate dehydrogenase; the encoded protein is MPTPAQTLLLFGVTGDLSRRMLLPSLFGLDADGLLPPDLRIVGTARQEIDDAGLRETAETALAPIMADRKLDRAVLDRFLGRLRYVAADASKPESLAAIGEAVGPRADQGLAIFLSTAPSLFESTIAGLQAAGLTGPATRLALEKPLGHDLASSQEINDAVAAVFPERQTFRIDHYLGKETVQNLLALRFGNILFEPLWNATAIEHVQITISETVGLEGRVSYFDGMGSLRDMVQNHMLQLLALVAMEAPAQFTATAVRDEKVKVLRSLRPIDANTAARESVIGQYTAGAVAGQPVPGYLDELGSPSDTETFVALKAHVDNWRWQGVPFYMRTGKRLPVRRSEVVIQFKPVPHSMFAGRGAVLQPNRLVISIQPDENVSLTMMSKQPGLDRDGIRLREVPLNIGLPNAFADVRRRIAYERLLLDLIEGEPTLFVRRDEVEAQWEWIDAIRDGWEANSMVPKPYAAGTWGPAAAIALTERDGVSWHD